The genomic interval GGGGAGTAACCCATAGAGACCTCCTAAATTAGTAAGGTGATCAGCGTTCCGCGCGTTCGAGACCGGAAAGCTCCCAGAGTGTAATCTCAGAACCCCCGACGGCAACGATGATGGTCCCATCAGGGCTAACTCCGAGGCGATCGACACTGTGCCGATGGTCGGTAAGTACAGCCACTGTTACGCGACTACTGGCATCCAGAAGATAGACAGACCGGCGCAATGCCATGGCCAGATAGCGCGAGTTTGGTGAAAAGGACAAACCATAGATGGTGTAGGGTTTCGACGGCTCCAGCATTTGCACCAATTCTCCGGTGACTGCATTGAAGAAACCTAAGCGCGTACCCTCACCAACAGCTACCTGCTGACCGTCAGGACGAAATGCAATGCTCGGATACCCGACCTCTATTCCCGTCCGGAGACTGACCCATTGCGTCAGTACACGGCCACTAGGTACGTCATAGACGAGGATCTCGTTGCCGATGGTCCCGATGAGCCGAGCGCCGTCTGGGCTGAAGGCCACTTGGGCTGCATTAGGCGCTAGAGCTCCAACACGACGCCAAGTCATGCCGTCCTTGGCATAGAAGGCCAACCCGCCTGTGTAGCTCACAGCGAGATGTCGAGCATCTGGACTGAATGCAATTGCCCGGACGCCGAACGATCCAATTTCCTGCGTTTCGTCGACAAGATTTTGCACCCACGCGCTGGATTGCCCGTCCCACACACTCACGACGTATCGGCCCGGGCCTGTCGGCATGGGCTGATCCGGGCCGCGCCCGATCATCCCGCGCGCCACCGCCAAATAGCGGCCGTCCGGGCTATAGGCAAGGCCATGAGTGCCGCCCATCTGATCCGCCGGTCCGGGCAATCGTTGACCAGTGCGCACATCCCAGACGCTCATCCGTTTGTCCAGCAGACCACCCACAGCGAGTCGTTGGCTGTTGGGCGCCCAGGCCATGACGTTGGCATAGCCCGGCGCATCGAGCACAATCCTTCGCACTGCTTTGACCTTCACCATGGCCTCCCGTTGCTTGACGTCCTGAGCTGCGACCAGCCAATCCGCGCTATCAAGTCGTAGCCAGCGAGAGCCTTCAGGAGAAATGTGGACGATCAGCGACACGACACCCAGCGATACTGCGGCGACTGCTCGCGTCTCGCGCCGTGCCAGGAGACCGGCCCACGGGCGGTCGGATTTTTCGGGCCGAGGTGAGTCCGTACGGGCTTTCATGCGCGCAAACTAAGCCGCGCAAATGCCAGCCGTCAACGTGAAATGTTTGATACGCGCAGATGTTGGTCTACGGATCGATAGTCAGACCAAGCTGCTTACCTGCTCTCGCGAGAAGATCTGCGCGGCCGGTACATGCGGTCGTCGTAGCGGAACTCGCGCTCGATGGCCATCCGGACCGCGGCAAACTCATGGTGGGCCGGGTTGACGACCGCGTTCTTCTCCTCGGGCACGAGGGCGGAGGGGACATAGAGGACGAGCGAGCGGAGCTCCTTCGCCCAGGCGGTCCCGAAGGTCATGCTGCCGGGCGTGGCGGGCACGCGCGGCCAGTCGCGCGGCAGCTGGGCCAGGGCGGGCGTCTCGGCGGAATGCTTGTCCGGCAGCTCGATCCGGACCAGCACC from Candidatus Methylomirabilota bacterium carries:
- a CDS encoding RES domain-containing protein; translated protein: VLVRIELPDKHSAETPALAQLPRDWPRVPATPGSMTFGTAWAKELRSLVLYVPSALVPEEKNAVVNPAHHEFAAVRMAIEREFRYDDRMYRPRRSSRESR